ATCTTGTCCGTTAGTTCCCACTTGAGCAAATACAGTAGAAGAAAACAGCAGTAATGTGATAATTCTTAGTATTTTCATAGTTTTCTCATAGTTATTGTTTAACAAAAATATTATTGACATTCAGTTTGTTGTGTTATAATTTTGGTTCATATCTATATAATCTTGTCCAAAGGATTTCTAAAATTTTTCTGCCCATCCTTATAATCGCTAAGGCTCATCCCGGTCTCACTTTTAAATTGTTTGCTTAAATGATTGACATTGCTGTAATCGAGCAATTGGCTTATTTCTGTGAAATTATAATCGGGTGTCTGTATGAGTTCCTTGACCTTTTCTATCTTCAGTTTGATAAAATATTTTTCAATAGTGATTCCCTCGGTAATGGAAAATACCTTGCTGATTTTTGAATAGTCCCTTTGCAATTTATCCGCAAGAAAATCGGATAACTTTCCTTCAATTTCAAGGGGCGTTACATTCAATAACTTTATCAATTCAATTTTTACTTTCTCGGTTAATTTATCCTCGGTAGAAGTGATGAGGGCAAATCCATTTCTGTCTAAAATTTCGATTAGTGTGTTCAATTGTTCTTTTTCATCGATATCCAATCGAAGTCTTCCCAACTCAATATCCAACAGACCAATCTTTAGCTTACGTATTTCATTTTTCAAGACTTTGATGCAACGGTCGCACACCATATTTTTTATGTAAAAATCTTTTACCATTGCTATTGAATTAAATAATTGATTATAGATTGTTGCACGTAATACATCTGAACAGATTCTATTTGATTCATCTGAAATTTTAATTGTAGTTCCTGTATATCGAGTACGTCATTAAAGTCTATAGTTCCCGTTTCATAATTCTTGATTAGAATTTGCTCGGCATCTTTGGCCTGCTTTAGATTCTTACTCTGAGTATTGAATTTAATTCGGGCTTGGTTGCGTTGGGATATCGCTTTCGCGAAAGCGGATTCCAACACATTTAATCGTTGCTCTTTTTGGGTTTCGATTTCCTGTTGGCGTAGTTCATTTTGCCTTGAAATTGACTTATATCGATTATTAAAAATTGGAATAGAAACCGAAACCATAGGCATCAACACATCCTTACCATTGTCTATTGGTTTCATATCCGTACGCTCGCTTACAGGTAGGTAGTCCACACCAAAACCAATCATAGGTAGGCTCTCACGCTGATTGAGCAGTTCTGATTGTGCTATGGATTCGTACAATTTATCGTACTTGAGCAGTTCAGGATTGAGCGATAGTGCGTCTGTTCCGTATATAGGGTCATTCTCTGGGATTTCCATTGTTGCAACTACATCAACCGTACTATTTTCATCCCGATTTAAGAGATTATTGAATGTTGTTTGTTCTGCGCTAAATTCCTCTTCCAATACCTCTTTTTGCTGCTGCAATTCATTTTGACGTATCTGTAACCGCAATACATCTACCGCAGATGCCTTGCCCACTTCTACCGAAGTCAGGGCAAGACGCTCATAAGTTTTTAATAGTTGGATGTTCTCGTCGAGTACCTTTTGCTTTGCTCTTGTTTCATACAATCTGTAATAGGATTGCGCTACTGAAAGCGCCAATTTTCGTTTGGCAATTGTGATTTCCACATATTCAGCTTCGGCTATTGAAGTCGCATAGTTTTCACGTGCGGTAACGGTACCAAACCAAGGCAACATTTGTTTTACGCCTATCCGTGCTCGTTGTGCACCCACTCTTGTTTCTGGCTCACTTACAAAATAACCTGCGCTTACTTCCGTATTGGGTAGCCAGTTTGCTTCATTGACTTTTTCTTCGGCAATATTGTAACGCAATTCAAAAGCCTGAATTTCTGGGTTATTAGCTTCAGCTTCTTCAATGTAGCTTTGTAGTTGTTGCGCCTGCCCGCTGATTGAAATCAGTCCAATGCTCATTATTAGTAGTGCGTTCAGGTGGGCTTTCGCACTTCGTCTTCGCTCAGCATAAACTTCAGCGGAAACAAACAAAAGACAGATTATGATTTTAATATTTTTCATTTGTTTGCTCTTTTAAGTTGGTATTCTTTTTTCCAGCTATATAATACTGGTAAGAGGAAATAAGATGTGACGTCGATTATCATTCCGCCAAAAATGGGAATGGCCATCGGTATCATAATGTCGCTTCCCTTTCCTGTAGATGTGAGTACTGGCAACAATGCCAAAACTGTGGTCACGGTGGTCATCAAACAAGGACGTATGCGTTTTCCTGCGGCTTCTAATGTGGCGAGACGTATGCCTTTTTTACTGTCTGGCTCGTTGCTTTTGAAGGATTGGTCTAAATAGGTTGCCATTACGACACCATCATCTGTCGCAATACCGAAAAGGGCAATAAAACCGACCCAAACGGCCACACTTAAATTGATGGTTTTCATATTGAACAAATCCCGTAGGTTCTCGCCAAAAAAGCTGAAATTGAAAAACCAATCCTGACCGTATAACCAAATCATTATAAAACCACCTGCAAAGGCTGCAGCGATGGCAGTAAAAACCATAAGGGACGTAGAAACCGACCTGAATTGGAAATACAAAATCAAGAAAATGACCAGCAAACAAAGTGGCACAACTACCGATAACGTTTTTTCTGCTCGCAATTGATTTTCGTAAGTTCCCGTAAATCGGTAACTGATTCCTTGCGGCACGACCAAATCGCCATTATTGATTTTCTGTTGAATGAGTGCTTGTGCATTTTCCACCACATCTACTTCGGCAAAACCATCGAGCTTATCAAACAGCACATACCCAATCAAGAAGGTGTCTTCACTTTTAATGACCTGTGGACCTTGCTCATATCGTATATCCACCAGTTCTCCCAAAGGAACCGGACTTCCAGTTGATACAGGAACATAGATGCTTTTTAAGTCTTCTGGATTTGCTCGCAATTCCCGTGGATAGCGTACACGCACACCATAGCGCTCACGGCCTTCTACTGTTTGGGTAAGTGGCATACCGCCCACAGCAACTTGAAGCACTTCCTGAACATCCATAATAGAGATTCCGTAGCGAGCAAGCTGGTCTCTTTTAATGTCAATCAGCAAATAAGGTTTACCCACGATGCGATCTGCAAAAACGGCTTGTTCTTTGACACCTTCGGCTTGTTTTAGGATGTCTTCCAATTGCAGTCCAAAATTTTCTATGGTTTTTAAATCTGGGCCTTTTACCTTGATACCCATAGGTGCTCGCATACCTGTTTGCAGCATAACGAGTCGCGTCTCGATGGGCTGCAACTTGGGCGCAGAAGTCACGCCTGGGAATTTGGTCACTTTTACGATTTCATTCCAAATGTCATCAGGACTACTGATTTCCGGTCGCC
This Rasiella rasia DNA region includes the following protein-coding sequences:
- a CDS encoding helix-turn-helix domain-containing protein is translated as MVKDFYIKNMVCDRCIKVLKNEIRKLKIGLLDIELGRLRLDIDEKEQLNTLIEILDRNGFALITSTEDKLTEKVKIELIKLLNVTPLEIEGKLSDFLADKLQRDYSKISKVFSITEGITIEKYFIKLKIEKVKELIQTPDYNFTEISQLLDYSNVNHLSKQFKSETGMSLSDYKDGQKNFRNPLDKII
- a CDS encoding TolC family protein, whose amino-acid sequence is MSIGLISISGQAQQLQSYIEEAEANNPEIQAFELRYNIAEEKVNEANWLPNTEVSAGYFVSEPETRVGAQRARIGVKQMLPWFGTVTARENYATSIAEAEYVEITIAKRKLALSVAQSYYRLYETRAKQKVLDENIQLLKTYERLALTSVEVGKASAVDVLRLQIRQNELQQQKEVLEEEFSAEQTTFNNLLNRDENSTVDVVATMEIPENDPIYGTDALSLNPELLKYDKLYESIAQSELLNQRESLPMIGFGVDYLPVSERTDMKPIDNGKDVLMPMVSVSIPIFNNRYKSISRQNELRQQEIETQKEQRLNVLESAFAKAISQRNQARIKFNTQSKNLKQAKDAEQILIKNYETGTIDFNDVLDIQELQLKFQMNQIESVQMYYVQQSIINYLIQ